A portion of the Halobacillus ihumii genome contains these proteins:
- a CDS encoding glycosyltransferase codes for MNKKVCFLVTEHPFLDARIFKKEARSLTKQGYEVTMIVPRKNGYLFDIDGRVFRNTFQSQSFNYEGIHIITYEQIQPEKKIKSLLYNLRTGNSKRFNDPLTQIGIAQQADIYHAHEFYSLYSGVGIKRDLTANGQRCKLIYDSHELEPDPLVAQPRNLLNNKQQMLELMLQDVDFVLTVSKSIQSWYLDIDASLPVEVIYNSPPLAPSFQSIQETKPHLLIAYEGVISNQRGNFHKFLEIMELCNQWFDLRAKVIGGWKDTSQEPSLPPSLKGKVEFTGWVDYDSIPSLMRDVDIGWVDLDAEHSLNNRFAMPNKFFSYLNNSVPVLTNQCTDMEKFIESYKCGHTVKKRQTTADDYAQALFFLHSHRDKLLEMSRQARTIMESQFSWRHMEHRLSKVYERLAQDL; via the coding sequence ATGAATAAAAAAGTTTGCTTTTTAGTAACGGAACATCCCTTTTTAGATGCCCGTATTTTCAAAAAGGAAGCTAGAAGTCTAACGAAGCAAGGTTATGAGGTCACAATGATCGTCCCCAGGAAAAACGGCTACCTGTTTGACATTGATGGCCGTGTTTTTCGTAATACATTTCAATCACAATCCTTTAATTATGAAGGAATTCACATCATTACGTATGAGCAAATCCAGCCGGAGAAAAAGATTAAGAGTCTTCTTTATAACCTTCGAACAGGAAACTCTAAGCGATTTAACGATCCCCTGACACAGATTGGTATCGCCCAGCAAGCAGATATCTATCATGCACATGAATTTTACTCTCTCTACTCAGGCGTTGGAATTAAACGAGATCTAACTGCAAATGGGCAGCGTTGCAAATTGATTTATGACAGCCATGAATTAGAACCTGATCCCTTAGTGGCTCAGCCGAGAAATCTATTAAATAATAAACAGCAAATGCTTGAGTTGATGCTGCAAGACGTAGACTTTGTTTTAACCGTATCGAAATCTATTCAGTCATGGTATCTTGACATCGATGCCTCCCTTCCTGTCGAAGTAATCTATAATTCGCCCCCGCTGGCACCTTCGTTTCAATCCATCCAGGAGACAAAACCACATCTGCTTATTGCCTATGAAGGCGTCATCAGTAACCAGAGAGGCAATTTCCATAAGTTCTTAGAAATCATGGAGTTGTGTAATCAATGGTTCGACTTAAGAGCAAAGGTCATTGGCGGCTGGAAAGACACAAGTCAGGAACCCTCACTTCCTCCTTCCTTAAAAGGTAAAGTGGAATTCACTGGTTGGGTAGACTACGATTCGATTCCTTCATTGATGAGGGATGTTGATATTGGGTGGGTAGATTTAGACGCTGAACATTCGCTTAATAACCGCTTCGCTATGCCAAATAAATTCTTTAGCTACTTAAATAACAGCGTCCCTGTTTTAACCAATCAATGCACAGATATGGAAAAATTCATTGAATCCTATAAGTGTGGACATACCGTTAAAAAGCGACAGACAACGGCTGATGATTATGCTCAAGCCCTTTTTTTCCTCCATTCTCATCGAGATAAGCTTCTTGAAATGAGTCGGCAGGCCCGAACGATCATGGAATCCCAGTTCAGCTGGAGACATATGGAACATAGACTATCTAAGGTTTATGAACGGCTTGCACAAGACCTATAA
- a CDS encoding nucleotide sugar dehydrogenase, which produces MMMDQNQSLPNVAVVGLGKIGLTLAAVFANNGYNVFGADINHDVVSSINKGISHIKNEPGLDQLVQDAHKNKTLSAAVSTSKAVAQSDITVVIVPVLVDEGNNVDYQFIDAAVEDIAKGVKKGSLIIFETTLPPGDTRDRFGKKIAEVSGLRLGEDFYLAYSPERVYSNRIIQDLQRYPKVVGGINHKSLELASNFYKKALNCELIEVSSLETAEFSKVAECVYRDVNIALANELALFAEEKGVHMSEVIRASNSQPYSHLHSPGIGVGGHCIPIYPYFFINKGLDEGLTPLSRKINDSMAEYAISKLEKEINPLKDKNILILGLSYRENVKEPTKSTTLLLLEQLRSKGANLFVNDPMFTKKEIERYGATPLSLQDPLVSEMDGVILQAFHQEYSHLDFKKFKNCKLVLDGRNQLNKEVIIESGIKYEGIGG; this is translated from the coding sequence ATGATGATGGACCAGAACCAGTCATTGCCGAATGTAGCCGTAGTTGGCCTTGGAAAAATAGGTCTTACTTTAGCAGCTGTATTCGCCAATAATGGGTATAACGTTTTCGGCGCCGACATTAACCATGATGTCGTTTCCTCCATAAACAAAGGAATTTCCCACATCAAAAATGAACCAGGATTAGACCAGTTAGTCCAAGATGCCCATAAAAATAAAACCTTATCAGCTGCTGTGTCTACGAGCAAAGCAGTGGCTCAATCAGATATCACCGTTGTGATTGTACCCGTACTTGTTGACGAAGGTAATAACGTGGACTATCAATTTATCGATGCGGCTGTAGAGGATATTGCCAAAGGAGTTAAGAAGGGCTCTTTAATCATTTTCGAAACGACGCTTCCCCCGGGAGATACAAGAGATAGATTCGGAAAAAAAATAGCAGAAGTGTCCGGATTACGCTTAGGGGAAGACTTCTATCTTGCGTATAGTCCTGAGAGAGTCTACTCTAATCGAATCATTCAGGATCTCCAGCGTTATCCAAAAGTCGTCGGAGGAATCAATCATAAAAGTCTAGAATTGGCATCCAACTTTTATAAAAAGGCATTGAATTGCGAATTAATTGAAGTCAGTTCACTGGAAACGGCAGAATTCTCTAAGGTTGCGGAATGTGTGTATCGCGATGTAAATATTGCCTTGGCTAATGAACTCGCACTATTTGCTGAAGAAAAAGGGGTCCATATGTCTGAGGTGATCAGGGCAAGTAATAGTCAGCCCTATTCTCATCTGCATTCTCCAGGTATCGGTGTCGGCGGACATTGTATCCCAATCTATCCATATTTTTTCATCAATAAAGGATTAGACGAGGGGCTGACGCCGCTGTCCAGGAAAATCAATGACAGCATGGCCGAGTATGCCATTTCCAAATTGGAAAAAGAAATTAACCCTTTAAAGGATAAGAATATTCTTATTCTTGGATTGTCCTATCGAGAAAATGTCAAGGAGCCTACAAAATCGACGACTTTACTGCTGTTGGAACAACTGCGGAGCAAAGGTGCTAATTTATTCGTTAATGACCCCATGTTTACAAAGAAAGAAATTGAGAGGTATGGTGCAACACCATTATCGTTACAGGATCCACTTGTATCGGAAATGGATGGAGTTATTCTGCAAGCCTTTCATCAGGAATACAGCCATTTAGACTTCAAGAAATTCAAAAATTGCAAGCTCGTGTTAGATGGCCGCAATCAATTGAATAAAGAGGTTATCATTGAGTCCGGAATTAAATATGAAGGAATTGGCGGCTAA